The Coffea arabica cultivar ET-39 chromosome 1e, Coffea Arabica ET-39 HiFi, whole genome shotgun sequence genome has a window encoding:
- the LOC113698798 gene encoding G-type lectin S-receptor-like serine/threonine-protein kinase At1g11300 → MWESFVLLLACSFGVCIALDTITITQPIQDSETIVSAGQKFKLGFFSPENSSDRYVGIMYNLPGTAIIWVANRERPLNDSRGTVVILEDGNLAVINGVKDMLWSTNVSSSSANSSAQLLDTGNLVLTDESNGRIKWESFEHPTDCFLQYSKLGASTTGSIKITSWRSPSDPSVGTFSAGLSLSQIPQLFVWNNSSPYWRSGPWSGTAFIGIAGMASANYQVMDVLKDNSGSPYVTYNYVDTPFFYYLLSSSGHIRSMFSSGKGDWTINWSSQLSQCDVYGKCGPYGSCNPKGYPICTCLPGFKPSDQEEWNQGNWTGGCIRKELLQCQRNESASREDNQDGFMNLTHMKVPDFAEPMAITEQECRKNCLDNCSCTAYAFYVGIGCMQWSGILIDSEQLPLDGTNLYIRVPNSEHDTKRGFKVAIASTVSAAAVLLALCVCLCWKCIAKHKGNEQQAKLSRMEEVHKVEDMVTVTMNQAKFEKLPLYTYEALANATDNFHSNKIIGKGGFGPVYKGKLFDGLEIAVKRLSNSSTQGIEEFMNEVMVISKLQHRNLVRLLGCCVEREEKMLVYEYMPNKSLDAYLFDANKPNILDWRRRVIIVEGIGRALLYLHRDSRLKIIHRDLKASNILLDEELKPKLSDFGFARIFGGNQDQANTNRVAGTYGYMAPEYAMEGRFSEKSDVYSFGVLLLEIVSGRRNTTFYSDENELSMPGHAWKSWNENEAAKLIDPAIFDLGAITEMLRYIHVGLLCVQESAKDRPDVSAVLLMLTSEISNLPRPKFPAYTGRIGFSEKSSRQRAYSINDISLSSIEGR, encoded by the exons ATGTGGGAATCCTTTGTTCTCCTACTCGCTTGCAGCTTTGGGGTTTGTATTGCGTTAGATACCATTACCATCACTCAGCCTATCCAAGACTCTGAAACTATAGTTTCCGCTGggcaaaaattcaaattagGATTCTTTAGTCCTGAAAACAGTAGTGATCGCTATGTTGGAATAATGTATAACCTACCTGGAACAGCCATTATATGGGTGGCTAATAGAGAGAGACCTCTGAATGATTCCAGGGGAACCGTGGTAATCCTGGAAGATGGAAATCTTGCTGTCATAAATGGAGTGAAGGACATGCTATGGTCTACTAATGTTTCAAGTTCTTCGGCGAATTCTAGTGCACAACTCCTGGATACTGGGAACCTGGTCTTGACAGACGAGTCAAACGGGAGAATCAAGTGGGAAAGTTTTGAGCATCCTACAGACTGTTTTTTGCAATACTCGAAATTAGGTGCTAGTACAACAGGGTCGATCAAAATAACCTCATGGAGAAGCCCTTCAGATCCTTCTGTTGGAACTTTCTCTGCAGGTCTCAGCCTCTCACAAATTCCCCAACTCTTTGTTTGGAATAATAGTAGCCCTTACTGGCGGAGTGGCCCATGGAGTGGTACCGCGTTTATTGGGATAGCCGGCATGGCTTCTGCAAATTATCAAGTAATGGATGTGTTGAAAGACAATTCCGGATCTCCATATGTCACTTATAACTATGTTGATACTCCTTTTTTTTACTATCTGTTGAGTTCATCAGGGCATATACGGTCAATGTTTTCAAGTGGAAAAGGAGACTGGACCATAAACTGGTCAAGTCAACTGAGCCAATGTGATGTTTATGGAAAATGTGGACCTTATGGGAGCTGTAATCCTAAGGGTTACCCAATCTGCACATGTCTGCCAGGTTTCAAGCCAAGCGATCAGGAGGAATGGAATCAAGGAAACTGGACAGGTGGTTGCATAAGAAAAGAATTGCTGCAATGTCAGAGAAATGAATCTGCCAGTAGAGAGGACAACCAAGATGGATTCATGAATCTTACACACATGAAAGTTCCTGATTTTGCTGAGCCAATGGCAATTACAGAACAAGAATGTCGTAAAAACTGCTTAGACAATTGCTCATGCACAGCTTATGCATTTTATGTTGGCATAGGATGCATGCAATGGAGTGGCATTTTGATCGATTCAGAGCAGCTTCCCTTAGATGGGACAAACTTATATATTCGGGTACCAAATTCTGAACACG ATACGAAAAGGGGTTTcaaagttgcaattgcaagcaCAGTGTCTGCAGCAGCTGTACTCCTTGCACTCTGTGTGTGTCTTTGTTGGAAGTGTATAGCCAAGCACAAAG GGAATGAGCAACAAGCTAAGTTATCACGGATGGAAGAAGTGCATAAAGTGGAAGATATGGTTACTGTAACCATGAACCAAGCCAAGTTTGAAAAGCTACCCCTGTATACTTATGAAGCATTGGCTAATGCAACGGATAATTTCCACTCAAACAAAATAATAGGGAAAGGTGGCTTTGGTCCAGTCTATAAG GGAAAGCTGTTTGATGGCCTGGAAATTGCAGTAAAGAGGCTTTCAAATTCTTCAACTCAAGGGATTGAGGAGTTTATGAATGAAGTCATGGTTATTTCGAAACTCCAACACCGGAATCTCGTTAGACTTCTGGGCTGCTGCgttgaaagagaagaaaaaatgcTAGTCTACGAGTATATGCCAAACAAAAGTCTAGACGCCTATTTATTTG ATGCCAATAAACCAAACATACTTGATTGGAGAAGACGTGTGATCATTGTTGAGGGGATTGGTCGAGCCCTCCTTTACCTTCACAGAGATTCAAGACTGAAAATTATTCATAGAGATCTGAAAGCAAGCAACATCCTCTTAGATGAAGAGCTCAAGCCAAAACTATCAGATTTCGGTTTCGCCAGAATTTTCGGAGGCAACCAAGATCAAGCCAATACTAACAGGGTCGCGGGGACATA TGGCTATATGGCACCAGAATATGCAATGGAAGGAAGATTTTCTGAAAAGTCGGATGTCTATAGCTTTGGAGTGCTATTATTAGAGATTGTTAGTGGAAGAAGAAATACTACCTTCTATAGTGATGAGAATGAGCTGAGCATGCCAGGACAT GCGTGGAAGTCATGGAATGAAAATGAAGCAGCAAAACTGATAGATCCCGCAATATTTGATCTGGGCGCCATAACAGAGATGTTGAGATACATCCATGTAGGATTATTGTGTGTGCAAGAATCTGCAAAAGACAGGCCAGATGTCTCTGCTGTTCTTTTAATGCTTACTAGTGAAATTTCAAATCTCCCTCGCCCCAAATTCCCAGCTTATACTGGACGAATAGGTTTCTCAGAAAAGTCTTCTCGACAAAGGGCTTATTCCATTAACGACATAAGCTTATCATCTATTGAAGGCCGATAG
- the LOC113698814 gene encoding G-type lectin S-receptor-like serine/threonine-protein kinase At1g11300 yields the protein MKESFLLLLACCFGVCIATDTITITQSIQDSETIVSSGKKFKLGFFTPENSSGRYVGIMYNVPKTAIIWVANRERPLNDSTGTVAILEDGNLAVLNGMKEILWSTNVSSSLATSSAQLLDTGNLVLKDESNGKNKWESFEHPTDSLLQNMKLGAGTSGLSQLTSWRSPSDPSVGTFSVGLSGNQLPQLFIWNNSSPYWRSGPWSGTIFIGMPGMSSYDTRVDVSKDSSGSPYFTYHYGNAMIYFMLSSSGNMQLRALLNGDWTNYWSGPENQCDVYGKCGPFGSCNPHGSPICTCLPGFKPRDTKEWNLGNWTGGCLRKQLLQCERNQSVSGEDKQDGFLKLTYMKVPDFAEPKGISEEECLKDCLNNCSCAAYAVYNGIGCMQWNGILIDSAQLPYDGTNLYIRVAYSELNTKRGSKAVIASTVAAAIALISFCGCLCWKWMAKQKGKEQQAKVSSTEEVHKVEDMITVTVDQAKFEELPLFTYEALARATDNFQSNNKLGKGGFGPVYKGKLLDGQEIAVKRLSNSSTQGIEEFMNEVVVISKLQHRNLVKLLGCCIEREEKMLVYEYMPNKSLDAYLFDANKQKLLDWRRRVIIVEGIGRALLYLHRDSRLKIIHRDLKASNILLDEDLKPKIADFGLARIFGGHQDQANTNRVVGTYGYMAPEYAMKGRFSEKSDVYSFGVLLLEIVSGRRNTSFYNDENEVSLLGHAWKLWNENEATKLIDAAIFDPGAITEMLRYIHVGLLCVQEFAKDRPDVSAVLLMLTSEISYLPRPKFPAYTERLGPSEKSCTGVYSSNNITLTIVDGR from the exons ATGAAGGAATCCTTTCTTCTCCTACTTGCTTGCTGCTTTGGAGTTTGTATTGCAACAGATACAATCACAATCACTCAGAGTATCCAAGACTCTGAAACTATAGTTTCCTCTggcaaaaaatttaaattaggCTTCTTTACCCCTGAAAACAGTAGTGGTCGGTATGTTGGAATAATGTATAATGTACCGAAAACAGCCATTATATGGGTGGCTAATAGAGAAAGACCTCTCAACGATTCCACAGGAACTGTGGCAATCCTGGAAGATGGAAATCTTGCTGTCTTAAATGGAATGAAGGAGATACTATGGTCTACTAATGTTTCGAGTTCTTTGGCCACTTCTAGTGCACAACTCTTGGATACTGGAAACCTGGTCTTGAAAGATGAATCAAACGGGAAAAACAAGTGGGAAAGTTTTGAGCATCCTACAGACTCTCTTTTGCAAAACATGAAATTAGGTGCTGGTACATCAGGGCTGAGCCAACTGACCTCATGGAGAAGCCCCTCTGATCCATCTGTTGGAACTTTCTCTGTAGGTCTCAGTGGTAACCAACTTCCTCAACTCTTTATCTGGAATAATAGTAGCCCTTATTGGCGGAGTGGTCCATGGAGTGGTACCATTTTTATTGGGATGCCCGGCATGTCTTCATATGATACTCGAGTTGATGTGTCAAAGGACAGTTCTGGATCTCCGTATTTCACCTATCACTATGGAAATGCTATGATATACTTTATGTTGAGTTCATCAGGGAATATGCAGTTAAGGGCATTATTAAATGGAGACTGGACAAATTACTGGTCAGGCCCAGAGAACCAGTGTGATGTTTATGGAAAATGTGGACCTTTTGGGAGCTGTAATCCTCATGGTTCCCCAATTTGTACTTGTTTGCCAGGGTTTAAGCCAAGAGATACGAAGGAATGGAACCTAGGAAATTGGACTGGTGGTTGCTTAAGAAAACAATTGCTGCAATGTGAGAGGAATCAATCTGTTAGTGGAGAGGACAAGCAAGATGGTTTCCTGAAACTAACATACATGAAAGTTCCAGATTTTGCTGAGCCAAAAGGAATTTCAGAAGAAGAATGCCTTAAAGACTGCTTAAACAATTGCTCATGTGCAGCTTATGCAGTTTATAATGGCATTGGATGTATGCAATGGAATGGCATCTTAATTGATTCAGCACAGCTTCCCTACGATGGGACAAACTTATATATTCGGGTGGCATATTCTGAACTCA ATACCAAAAGGGGTTCTAAAGCTGTCATTGCAAGCACGGTTGCTGCAGCAATTGCACTCATTTCATTCTGTGGATGCCTTTGTTGGAAGTGGATGGCAAAGCAGAAAG GGAAAGAGCAACAGGCTAAGGTATCGTCAACGGAAGAAGTGCATAAAGTGGAAGATATGATCACGGTAACTGTGGAccaagctaagtttgaagagCTACCTCTGTTTACTTATGAAGCATTGGCCCGAGCAACAGACaatttccaatcaaacaatAAACTAGGGAAAGGTGGTTTTGGTCCAGTTTACAAG GGAAAGCTTTTAGATGGCCAGGAAATTGCAGTAAAGAGGCTTTCAAATTCTTCCACTCAAGGGATTGAGGAGTTTATGAATGAAGTCGTGGTTATTTCGAAACTCCAACACCGGAATCTTGTTAAACTTCTAGGCTGCTGCattgaaagagaagaaaaaatgcTAGTCTATGAATATATGCCAAACAAAAGTCTTGACGCCTATCTATTTG ATGCTAATAAACAAAAACTACTTGATTGGAGAAGACGTGTGATCATTGTTGAGGGGATTGGCAGAGCCCTCCTTTACCTTCATAGAGATTCAAGACTGAAAATTATTCATAGAGATCTGAAAGCAAGCAACATCCTTTTAGACGAAGATCTCAAGCCAAAAATAGCAGATTTTGGTTTAGCTAGAATTTTCGGAGGCCATCAAGATCAAGCCAATACCAACAGGGTTGTAGGAACATA TGGCTATATGGCTCCAGAATATGCAATGAAAGGAAGATTTTCCGAAAAGTCTGATGTCTACAGCTTTGGAGTGCTATTATTAGAGATTGTTAGTGGAAGAAGAAATACTAGCTTCTATAATGATGAGAATGAAGTGAGCCTGCTTGGACAT GCCTGGAAATTATGGAATGAAAATGAAGCAACGAAACTGATAGATGCAGCAATATTTGATCCAGGCGCCATAACAGAGATGTTGAGATACATCCATGTAGGATTATTATGTGTGCAGGAATTTGCGAAAGATAGGCCAGATGTCTCTGCTGTTCTTTTAATGCTtacaagtgaaatttcatatcTCCCTCGTCCCAAATTCCCAGCTTATACAGAAAGATTAGGTCCCTCGGAAAAGTCTTGTACCGGGGTTTATTCCAGTAACAATATAACCTTAACAATTGTTGATGGCCGATAG